Proteins from one Drosophila gunungcola strain Sukarami chromosome 3R, Dgunungcola_SK_2, whole genome shotgun sequence genomic window:
- the LOC128265330 gene encoding protein amalgam, whose protein sequence is MAHPRLFIGLFLGLAISLEVVHGGPVITQISKDVVARVGDNVEFNCTVEQVGQLSVSWAKRPSDTDTNSVVLSIRNILSLPDQRYSVTVSEGAASGTATYTFRIQNIEVSDMGPYECQVLVSATEKVTRKLSLQIKMPPVIAESTPKSTLVTEGQNLELTCHANGFPKPTISWAREHNAVMPAGGHLLSEPTLRIRSVHRMDRGGYYCIAENGEGQPDRRLVRVEVEFRPQIAVQRPKVAQMVSHGAELECTVQGYPAPTVVWHRNGVQLQSGRQHEVANTASSSETTTSVLRIESVSEEDFGDYYCNATNKLGHADARLHLFQTVIPVPSLS, encoded by the coding sequence ATGGCTCATCCGCGGCTTTTCATCGGTCTTTTCCTGGGCCTGGCGATCTCGTTGGAGGTCGTCCATGGAGGCCCCGTGATCACCCAGATCAGCAAGGACGTGGTGGCCAGAGTGGGCGACAACGTTGAGTTCAACTGCACCGTGGAGCAGGTGGGCCAGCTCTCGGTGAGTTGGGCCAAGCGGCCCAGCGACACGGACACCAACTCGGTGGTGCTCTCCATTCGCAACATCCTCAGCCTGCCCGACCAGCGGTACAGTGTGACGGTCAGCGAGGGAGCCGCGTCCGGAACTGCCACCTACACGTTCCGCATCCAGAACATCGAGGTCAGCGACATGGGTCCGTACGAGTGCCAGGTGCTGGTCTCCGCCACCGAGAAGGTGACCAGGAAGCTGAGCCTGCAGATCAAGATGCCGCCGGTGATCGCGGAGAGCACTCCGAAGAGCACCCTGGTGACGGAGGGCCAGAACCTGGAGCTGACCTGCCACGCCAACGGCTTCCCCAAGCCCACGATCTCGTGGGCCCGCGAGCACAATGCCGTGATGCCGGCCGGCGGCCACCTGCTCTCGGAACCCACTCTGCGGATTCGCTCGGTGCACCGGATGGACCGCGGGGGCTACTACTGCATTGCCGAGAACGGAGAGGGTCAGCCCGACCGGCGACTGGTGCGCGTGGAGGTGGAGTTCCGCCCGCAGATTGCCGTCCAGCGGCCCAAGGTGGCCCAGATGGTGTCGCACGGCGCTGAGCTGGAGTGCACCGTCCAGGGCTATCCCGCACCCACTGTGGTCTGGCACCGGAACGGAGTGCAACTGCAGTCGGGTCGCCAGCACGAGGTGGCCAACACCGCCTCCTCGTCGGAGACCACCACCTCGGTGCTGCGGATCGAGAGCGTGTCGGAGGAGGACTTCGGGGACTACTACTGCAACGCCACCAACAAGCTGGGCCACGCCGACGCCCGACTCCATCTCTTCCAGACCGTCATCCCGGTGCCGTCGCTCTCGTAA